Proteins from a genomic interval of Microbacterium esteraromaticum:
- a CDS encoding ABC transporter permease, with protein sequence MMTTTTMLRIEGLRQLRNPYTLAFTLAMPVVMYLLFGANSAYGSQQAGNGNVAFYVMTSMAAYGTAVAMSSLTSLASAESKQGWGRQLAMTPLTTAGYVTTKVITAFSFAVLALLAVFTAGALTGAAADDLWRWFATAGIILGVGLIFGLFGLGVGLFFTADSAAALASISMTFFAFFGNVFMPLDGVMLDIARFTPLYGFVSLSRWPLTDGMLTTGQTDQMWAVLLNIAVWVGLFVALVIAGIKRSKARR encoded by the coding sequence ATGATGACCACGACGACGATGCTGCGGATCGAAGGCCTGCGACAGCTGCGCAACCCCTACACGCTCGCGTTCACCCTGGCGATGCCGGTGGTGATGTATCTGCTGTTCGGCGCGAACTCCGCGTACGGGTCTCAGCAGGCCGGCAACGGAAACGTCGCGTTCTACGTGATGACGTCCATGGCGGCCTACGGTACCGCCGTCGCCATGAGTTCGCTGACCTCGCTCGCCTCTGCCGAGTCGAAGCAGGGGTGGGGGCGCCAGCTCGCGATGACCCCGCTGACCACGGCCGGGTACGTGACTACCAAGGTGATCACCGCGTTCTCGTTCGCTGTGCTCGCGTTGCTGGCTGTCTTCACAGCCGGTGCGTTGACGGGCGCTGCTGCCGACGACCTGTGGCGCTGGTTCGCCACCGCGGGGATCATCCTGGGCGTCGGCCTCATCTTCGGTCTGTTCGGGCTCGGTGTCGGGTTGTTCTTCACCGCCGATTCGGCCGCGGCTCTCGCGTCGATCTCGATGACGTTCTTCGCCTTCTTCGGGAATGTGTTCATGCCGCTGGACGGTGTGATGCTCGACATCGCCCGGTTCACGCCCCTGTACGGGTTCGTCTCCCTGTCGCGTTGGCCGCTCACCGACGGCATGCTCACCACCGGGCAGACCGATCAGATGTGGGCTGTGCTGCTGAACATCGCCGTCTGGGTGGGGCTATTCGTCGCGCTGGTCATCGCCGGTATCAAGCGCTCGAAGGCCCGCCGCTAG
- a CDS encoding ABC transporter ATP-binding protein — MLTTTQTHTAQTAAPPTDAVIELRGISRHFGTGADRVQAVDGVDLSIRRGEVVALLGPNGAGKTTALDMLLGLTDPDAGTARVLGLAPARAARSGVIAAVLQTGGLLSDLTVGETVQLIASLHGRATLDRVPEILERTDLAHLARRRVSKCSGGEQQRVKFALALTADPDILVLDEPTAGMDVTARRRFWDVMRADADAGRTIVFATHYLEEAEQFARRTVVMHRGRIVADAPTAELRAGLGARSVAATLPREGAEQLLSALQQHADVVDLRVDAGRVTLRSADSDAIAGLLLGAGAHGLEITAPTLETAFTTLTED; from the coding sequence ATGCTCACCACAACGCAGACACACACAGCGCAGACCGCAGCGCCGCCGACCGACGCGGTGATCGAGCTGCGCGGCATCAGCCGCCACTTCGGAACGGGCGCGGATCGTGTGCAGGCTGTCGACGGCGTCGATCTCAGCATCCGCCGCGGTGAGGTCGTCGCGCTGCTCGGCCCCAATGGGGCCGGCAAGACGACCGCGCTCGACATGCTGCTCGGACTCACCGATCCCGACGCGGGCACGGCGCGCGTGCTCGGACTCGCTCCCGCCCGCGCCGCACGATCGGGCGTGATCGCGGCCGTGCTGCAGACCGGTGGCCTGCTCTCGGATCTCACGGTCGGCGAGACCGTGCAGTTGATCGCGTCGCTGCACGGTCGGGCCACGCTCGACCGGGTGCCCGAGATCCTCGAGCGAACCGACCTCGCGCACCTCGCCCGCCGACGCGTGTCGAAGTGCTCGGGCGGTGAGCAACAGCGCGTCAAGTTCGCTCTCGCCCTCACTGCCGACCCCGACATCCTCGTGCTCGACGAGCCCACCGCGGGCATGGACGTCACCGCACGCCGCCGGTTCTGGGACGTGATGCGCGCGGATGCCGACGCCGGACGCACGATCGTCTTCGCCACCCACTATCTGGAGGAGGCCGAGCAGTTCGCGCGGCGCACCGTTGTGATGCACCGCGGGCGCATCGTCGCCGATGCGCCGACGGCAGAACTGCGCGCCGGTCTCGGCGCGCGTTCCGTCGCCGCGACCCTTCCACGGGAGGGTGCTGAGCAACTGCTGAGCGCACTGCAGCAGCACGCTGACGTCGTCGACCTGCGCGTCGACGCCGGTCGCGTCACGCTGCGCAGTGCCGATTCGGATGCCATCGCCGGCCTGCTGCTCGGCGCCGGCGCGCACGGGTTGGAGATCACCGCGCCCACGTTGGAGACCGCCTTCACCACCCTCACGGAGGACTGA
- a CDS encoding FAD-dependent monooxygenase yields MQFHHHGYVSHDPRVLPAEGLGVDRPTDLPDEVDVLIVGSGPAGMLLAAQMSQYPDVNTRVIEKREGRLVLGQADGIQPRSVETFQAFGFAERIIAEAYNIGWMNFWGPDPENPQNIIRTARTADYAYDICEFPHLIVNQARVLDYFAEAAADGPGRIVPDYGVEFVGLTVHEGGAFPVEVRVRDGAGERTIRAKYVVGCDGARSGVREAIGRKHVGGISAHAWGVMDVLVNTDFPDWRTKCAINAEAGNILHIPREGGYLSRMYIDLGAVAEDDDHRVRQTPIDEIIRQANAILHPYSIDVKDVAWHSVYEVGHRVTDGFDDVIDGSGRTPRVFLTGDACHTHSAKAGQGMNVSMQDGFNLGWKLGSVLTGRSPEELLATYGAERRPVAQQLIDFDREWSSLMARKPEEISDPTELATFYLGTAEFPSGFMTQYTSSMITGTDAHQALAAGFPLGKRFKSAEVVRVCDGNVIHLGHHARADGRWRVYAFGDRTGAALGAWAEKAAPLFARFTPSDADVDAVFDVKAVFQQPFEEVEVTSAPELFAPKTGPLGLTDWEKVYAAGPSKWTDVDIFEARELSRDGVVIVVRPDQYVAAILPLDAVDELGAFLEGMLLPAS; encoded by the coding sequence ATGCAGTTCCACCACCACGGCTACGTCTCCCACGACCCGCGGGTGCTGCCCGCCGAGGGCCTGGGTGTCGACCGCCCCACCGATCTTCCCGATGAGGTGGACGTGCTGATCGTCGGCTCCGGACCGGCGGGCATGCTGCTGGCCGCGCAGATGTCGCAGTACCCCGACGTGAACACGCGCGTGATCGAGAAGCGCGAGGGGCGTCTGGTGCTGGGGCAGGCCGACGGCATTCAGCCGCGCAGCGTCGAGACGTTCCAGGCGTTCGGGTTCGCCGAGCGGATCATCGCCGAGGCGTACAACATCGGCTGGATGAACTTCTGGGGCCCCGACCCCGAGAACCCCCAGAACATCATTCGCACCGCGCGGACGGCCGACTACGCGTACGACATCTGTGAGTTCCCGCACCTGATCGTGAACCAGGCGCGCGTGCTTGACTACTTCGCTGAGGCCGCTGCCGACGGGCCGGGACGCATCGTGCCCGACTACGGCGTCGAGTTCGTGGGACTCACCGTGCACGAGGGCGGCGCATTTCCGGTCGAGGTGCGCGTGCGCGACGGCGCGGGGGAGCGCACGATCCGTGCGAAGTACGTGGTCGGATGCGACGGTGCACGCAGCGGGGTGCGCGAGGCCATCGGACGCAAGCACGTCGGCGGCATCTCGGCGCACGCCTGGGGCGTCATGGATGTGCTGGTCAACACCGACTTCCCCGATTGGCGCACCAAGTGTGCGATCAACGCTGAGGCGGGCAACATCCTGCACATCCCGCGTGAGGGCGGCTACCTCAGCCGGATGTACATCGACCTCGGCGCGGTCGCCGAGGACGACGATCACCGCGTGCGGCAGACCCCGATCGACGAGATCATCCGACAGGCGAACGCGATCCTGCACCCCTACTCGATCGACGTCAAGGATGTCGCCTGGCACAGCGTCTATGAGGTGGGGCACCGCGTCACCGATGGCTTCGACGATGTGATCGATGGCTCGGGGCGCACGCCGCGCGTCTTCCTCACCGGCGACGCCTGTCACACGCACAGCGCGAAGGCAGGCCAGGGCATGAACGTCTCGATGCAGGACGGTTTCAACCTGGGCTGGAAGCTCGGATCCGTGCTCACCGGGCGCAGCCCCGAGGAGTTGCTGGCGACGTACGGCGCCGAGCGCCGCCCGGTGGCGCAGCAGCTGATCGACTTCGACCGCGAGTGGTCGAGCCTGATGGCGCGCAAGCCCGAAGAGATCTCCGACCCCACCGAGCTGGCGACGTTCTACCTCGGCACGGCCGAGTTCCCCAGCGGGTTCATGACTCAGTACACCTCGTCGATGATCACCGGCACCGATGCCCATCAGGCGCTCGCCGCGGGCTTCCCGCTCGGCAAGCGCTTCAAATCGGCCGAGGTCGTGCGCGTCTGTGACGGCAACGTCATCCACCTGGGACACCATGCGCGTGCCGATGGCCGGTGGCGCGTCTACGCGTTCGGTGATCGCACCGGCGCTGCGCTGGGTGCGTGGGCGGAGAAGGCCGCGCCGCTGTTCGCGCGCTTCACTCCGTCGGATGCTGATGTCGACGCCGTCTTCGATGTGAAGGCCGTGTTCCAGCAGCCGTTCGAAGAGGTCGAGGTGACCTCTGCGCCCGAGTTGTTCGCGCCCAAGACCGGACCGCTGGGGCTGACCGACTGGGAGAAGGTGTACGCAGCCGGGCCGAGCAAGTGGACCGATGTCGACATCTTCGAGGCGCGCGAGCTGTCGCGTGACGGCGTGGTGATCGTCGTGCGCCCCGACCAGTACGTCGCCGCGATCCTGCCGCTGGACGCGGTCGATGAGCTGGGGGCTTTCCTGGAGGGGATGCTGCTGCCGGCATCCTGA
- a CDS encoding sensor histidine kinase — translation MTSPQRPTPRPPAERDPWDRYGWVMAAVWLIFLIYPALALVRSTAGVGWIVLGWAALVVFVVLYIGGFIRGLRLGSGLGRPVPAGQWWVFGALIACMLLTIPGGGVSYISFLPFLMSFASYGLTRAAHWVTMAASITLTALSVFLIPGGLPYLTVLVIVALLGVVNTVTTWLIIRSAETERLGRELATSAGREAAARDVHDLIGHSLTVVQLKAQLAQRLIETDPERAKAELADITALTAEAIAGVRATVAGARATTLVEQLASGRDALQAAGVDLRVDGETTALSPVQSLTASWVLREAITNVLRHAGASEVNVTIIPGSLIVADDGRGPASDVPAHGATEGNGVRGMRERAAAAGAALEFGPGPAGGTRVELRW, via the coding sequence ATGACCAGCCCGCAGCGACCCACGCCGAGGCCGCCCGCCGAGAGGGACCCCTGGGACCGCTACGGCTGGGTGATGGCCGCCGTCTGGCTGATCTTCCTGATCTATCCGGCGCTGGCGCTGGTGCGGTCGACGGCAGGCGTCGGGTGGATCGTGCTCGGCTGGGCCGCACTGGTGGTGTTCGTCGTGCTGTACATCGGCGGCTTCATCCGCGGGCTGCGTCTGGGCAGCGGGCTCGGTCGGCCCGTCCCGGCCGGGCAGTGGTGGGTCTTCGGTGCACTGATCGCCTGCATGCTGCTGACCATCCCCGGGGGCGGTGTCAGCTACATCAGCTTTCTGCCGTTCCTGATGTCGTTCGCGTCGTACGGGCTGACCAGGGCGGCGCACTGGGTGACGATGGCAGCCTCGATCACCCTCACCGCACTGAGCGTGTTCCTGATCCCCGGGGGACTCCCGTACCTGACGGTGCTGGTCATCGTCGCCCTGCTCGGTGTCGTCAACACGGTCACCACGTGGCTGATCATCCGCTCTGCCGAGACCGAACGCCTGGGCCGGGAACTGGCGACCAGCGCCGGGCGCGAAGCGGCGGCCCGTGACGTGCACGACCTGATCGGGCACTCGCTGACCGTCGTGCAGCTCAAGGCCCAGCTCGCGCAGCGCTTGATCGAGACCGACCCCGAACGCGCCAAGGCCGAACTCGCCGACATCACCGCGCTCACCGCCGAGGCCATCGCCGGAGTACGGGCCACGGTGGCGGGAGCCCGCGCCACAACGCTGGTCGAGCAGCTGGCATCCGGTCGTGACGCGTTGCAGGCCGCCGGCGTCGACCTGCGCGTCGACGGCGAGACTACGGCACTCTCGCCCGTCCAATCGTTGACGGCGAGCTGGGTGCTCCGCGAAGCGATCACGAACGTGCTCCGGCATGCCGGAGCGTCCGAGGTGAATGTCACGATCATCCCGGGCAGTCTGATCGTGGCCGACGACGGCCGGGGCCCGGCATCCGATGTTCCCGCGCACGGCGCGACCGAGGGCAACGGCGTGCGCGGCATGCGCGAGCGCGCCGCGGCCGCCGGGGCCGCACTGGAATTCGGACCGGGGCCCGCGGGAGGAACACGAGTGGAGCTGAGATGGTGA
- a CDS encoding thiamine pyrophosphate-binding protein, which produces MPSVSAHVALTLAQHIDHVFGVMGNGNAYFLDAIETQTDAVFTAVRHEQGAVVAADAHFRASGRIAAATSTYGAGFTNTLTALAEAVQAHVPLVLVVGDEPTSGPRPWDVDQIALASAVGARTYTTGRADAAATTVIAIEHALTYRVPVVLAIPYDVAALEAGAVPEAPEPRVPAPLAPRGEFGAGMLDEIAHALAQAERPFLLAGRGAWLAGAGESLGALAAATGALTATTALGRGVFPDARYDLGVTGGFGADGAMELVREADVAVVFGASLNQFTMRFGDLFAPGTRVFQVDVAPAATHAHVGGFVRADARLAAEALVARLAAVHNSGKTPADRPADRVSTTPEALSSGVARTPWRETVDVTAARAQADAGEFAEDGRLDPRAAARRLAELLPEDRVVVSDGGHFIGWANMYWPVASPDRMMMIGTAFQSIGQGWPSVVGATRARPESTVVLTSGDGGGLMAIADLESAVRAAAGHGIAVVWNDAAYGAEVNLYGLKGLAEGPMLIPEVDFAAFAAAVGAEGVVVRSLADLERLRTWATESPDERRFLVLDLRISGKVIAPYQQEIIRVNS; this is translated from the coding sequence ATGCCCAGCGTCTCCGCGCACGTCGCCCTCACTCTCGCCCAGCACATCGACCACGTCTTCGGGGTGATGGGCAATGGCAACGCCTACTTCCTCGATGCCATCGAGACTCAGACCGATGCCGTCTTCACCGCTGTGCGCCACGAGCAAGGTGCGGTCGTCGCCGCCGACGCGCACTTCCGGGCATCCGGACGCATCGCCGCCGCGACCTCGACCTACGGAGCCGGCTTCACGAACACCCTGACGGCGCTGGCCGAGGCCGTGCAGGCGCACGTGCCGCTGGTGCTCGTCGTGGGCGACGAGCCCACCTCGGGCCCGCGCCCGTGGGACGTCGACCAGATCGCGCTCGCGTCGGCCGTCGGCGCACGCACCTATACGACCGGACGTGCCGACGCCGCGGCGACCACGGTCATCGCCATCGAGCACGCCCTGACCTACCGGGTCCCGGTGGTGCTGGCCATTCCGTACGACGTCGCAGCTCTCGAGGCCGGCGCGGTGCCCGAGGCCCCCGAGCCGCGGGTTCCGGCACCGCTCGCCCCTCGCGGCGAATTCGGTGCGGGGATGCTCGATGAGATCGCCCATGCGCTCGCGCAGGCCGAGCGTCCGTTCCTGCTGGCCGGTCGCGGCGCCTGGCTGGCGGGTGCGGGCGAGTCCCTCGGTGCTCTTGCCGCAGCCACCGGTGCGCTCACCGCGACGACGGCGCTCGGGCGAGGCGTCTTCCCCGACGCACGCTACGACCTTGGCGTGACCGGCGGATTCGGCGCCGATGGGGCCATGGAGCTGGTGCGCGAGGCCGACGTCGCCGTCGTCTTCGGTGCGTCGCTGAACCAGTTCACGATGCGTTTCGGCGACCTGTTCGCGCCGGGCACCCGGGTGTTCCAGGTCGATGTCGCCCCGGCCGCGACCCACGCGCATGTGGGCGGATTCGTCCGTGCCGACGCGCGCTTGGCCGCAGAAGCGCTGGTCGCCCGGCTCGCCGCCGTTCACAACTCCGGAAAGACACCGGCGGATCGGCCCGCAGACCGGGTGAGCACCACACCGGAGGCCCTTTCTTCCGGAGTTGCGCGCACACCCTGGCGCGAAACCGTCGACGTCACCGCCGCGCGCGCCCAGGCCGATGCCGGCGAGTTCGCCGAGGACGGCCGCCTCGACCCGCGCGCTGCCGCCCGCCGCCTGGCCGAGTTGCTGCCCGAGGACCGCGTCGTCGTGTCGGACGGCGGGCACTTCATCGGCTGGGCGAACATGTACTGGCCCGTCGCCTCCCCCGACCGGATGATGATGATCGGCACCGCGTTCCAGTCGATCGGGCAGGGCTGGCCGAGCGTGGTCGGCGCGACCCGTGCGCGCCCCGAGTCGACCGTGGTGCTCACCTCGGGCGACGGCGGTGGCCTGATGGCGATCGCCGATCTGGAGTCGGCCGTGCGTGCGGCCGCCGGCCACGGGATCGCTGTGGTCTGGAACGACGCCGCGTACGGCGCCGAGGTCAACCTGTACGGGCTGAAGGGACTGGCCGAGGGGCCGATGCTGATCCCCGAGGTCGACTTCGCCGCGTTCGCCGCGGCCGTCGGTGCCGAAGGCGTCGTCGTGCGCTCGCTCGCCGACCTGGAGCGGCTGCGCACCTGGGCCACCGAGAGCCCCGACGAGCGGCGCTTTCTGGTGCTCGACCTGCGCATCTCGGGCAAGGTGATCGCCCCGTATCAGCAGGAGATCATCCGTGTGAATTCCTGA
- a CDS encoding response regulator transcription factor: MPDADHQTERIRLVIADDQALVRGALAALLDLESDLEVVGVAADGEQAVQTVTRLRPDVCLMDIQMPDVDGIEATRRVRAAHDGTRVLIVTTFARPGYLRSALDAGASGFVVKDTPAEQLAEAVRRVHAGLRVLDPALVEQSLFDGASPLSEREQQVLRLAADGRSAGAIASEVFLSAGTVRNHLSSAIGKTGAANRAQAVRIAQDKGWI, translated from the coding sequence ATGCCCGATGCGGATCACCAGACGGAACGCATCCGCCTGGTGATCGCCGACGATCAGGCACTCGTGCGGGGCGCCCTGGCCGCTCTGCTCGATCTGGAGAGCGACCTGGAAGTCGTGGGCGTCGCCGCCGACGGCGAACAGGCCGTGCAGACCGTCACCCGGTTGCGCCCCGATGTCTGCCTCATGGACATCCAGATGCCCGACGTCGACGGCATCGAGGCGACCCGTCGTGTGCGCGCCGCACACGACGGCACCCGCGTACTGATCGTCACGACCTTCGCCCGACCCGGCTACCTGCGCTCGGCGCTCGACGCCGGCGCGAGCGGTTTTGTCGTGAAGGACACCCCGGCCGAGCAACTCGCTGAAGCGGTGCGGCGCGTGCACGCCGGGCTGCGCGTGCTCGATCCGGCGCTCGTCGAGCAGAGCCTGTTCGACGGGGCCAGCCCGCTCAGCGAACGCGAGCAGCAGGTGCTGCGCCTGGCCGCCGACGGGCGGTCGGCCGGCGCGATAGCATCCGAGGTCTTCCTCTCGGCGGGCACCGTGCGCAACCACCTCTCGTCGGCCATCGGCAAGACTGGTGCGGCCAACCGCGCGCAGGCCGTGCGGATCGCGCAGGACAAGGGGTGGATCTGA